The proteins below are encoded in one region of Pacificitalea manganoxidans:
- a CDS encoding lysophospholipid acyltransferase family protein, which yields MAAAWQSQDAPVRTDPIGPLGWALVVLRGAILGVVTFGCLGLLLLVRLVERPLCGVNRPVTPHITQFVCRAAFRILGIRHSVRGTPMREGGAVVANHASWLDIFALNAPQRIYFVSKDEVRDWPGIGWLARATGTVFIARKSREAGVQARLFETRMAAGHRLLFFPEGTSTDGRRVLPFKTSLFQAFMTEPLRAELHVQPVTVIYHAPEGADPRFYGWWGDMDFGSHLLKVLARPRQGAVEIVFHPPVEARDFNDRKALARHCETRVRGAFPV from the coding sequence ATGGCCGCCGCTTGGCAATCGCAGGATGCGCCTGTGCGCACGGACCCGATCGGCCCGCTGGGATGGGCGCTGGTGGTGCTGCGCGGGGCGATCCTCGGTGTCGTGACCTTCGGGTGTCTGGGCCTGCTGCTGCTGGTCCGGCTGGTGGAGCGCCCCCTGTGCGGCGTGAACCGCCCCGTGACCCCCCACATCACGCAGTTCGTCTGCCGCGCGGCGTTCCGCATCCTTGGCATCCGTCACAGCGTGCGCGGCACCCCCATGCGCGAAGGCGGCGCGGTCGTCGCCAATCACGCAAGCTGGCTCGATATTTTCGCACTCAACGCGCCCCAGCGGATCTATTTCGTGTCCAAGGATGAGGTTCGCGACTGGCCCGGCATCGGCTGGCTTGCCCGCGCCACCGGCACCGTCTTTATCGCCCGCAAATCGCGCGAGGCCGGGGTGCAGGCCCGCTTATTCGAAACCCGCATGGCCGCAGGTCACCGGCTGCTGTTCTTCCCCGAAGGCACCAGCACGGATGGCCGCCGCGTCCTGCCGTTCAAGACCAGCCTGTTTCAGGCCTTCATGACCGAGCCTCTGCGCGCCGAACTGCACGTCCAGCCCGTCACCGTGATCTACCACGCCCCCGAAGGCGCCGATCCCCGTTTCTACGGCTGGTGGGGCGACATGGATTTCGGCAGCCACCTGCTCAAGGTGCTGGCCCGCCCGCGTCAGGGCGCCGTCGAAATCGTCTTCCACCCCCCTGTGGAAGCGCGCGATTTCAACGACCGCAAAGCCCTGGCCCGCCATTGCGAAACCCGCGTCCGGGGGGCGTTCCCGGTCTAG
- a CDS encoding capsular polysaccharide synthesis protein — translation MYWQQGEAAAPDLVRECIASWRSQNPGWEIVVLDGDSAEALVDMSDLPAGMLIRRRSNLLRMRLLLARGGVWADATTFCARPLNDWLPLMMPAGLFVFSNPHPDRIISTWFLASLPGHEALRRLEAGYRAHVLADIRKPPYFAYHYVFEYLMFSASFRRLLQHMPRIGAVPLHRAQRYLVARAEGDEPARPDLTGVPLHKLTWKKRIEVPDLQTLLAQGARDGSGPDSGAPPALSA, via the coding sequence ATGTATTGGCAACAAGGCGAAGCGGCTGCCCCCGATCTGGTGCGCGAATGCATCGCGTCGTGGCGGTCGCAGAACCCCGGTTGGGAGATTGTGGTTTTGGATGGCGACAGCGCCGAGGCGCTGGTCGATATGAGCGATCTGCCGGCGGGTATGTTGATCCGGCGGCGATCGAACCTGCTGCGGATGCGGCTGCTTTTGGCGCGGGGCGGGGTCTGGGCGGATGCCACGACGTTCTGCGCGCGACCCCTCAATGACTGGTTGCCGTTGATGATGCCAGCGGGGCTGTTCGTGTTTTCCAATCCGCACCCGGATCGGATCATCTCCACATGGTTTCTGGCGTCGCTTCCGGGCCATGAGGCGCTGCGCCGGCTGGAGGCGGGCTATCGCGCGCATGTTCTGGCCGACATCCGCAAGCCGCCCTATTTCGCCTATCACTATGTCTTTGAATACCTGATGTTTTCCGCAAGTTTCCGGCGGTTGTTGCAGCACATGCCGCGTATTGGCGCCGTGCCGCTGCATCGCGCACAGCGCTATCTGGTGGCGCGGGCGGAGGGTGACGAGCCAGCCCGGCCCGATCTGACCGGGGTGCCGCTGCACAAGCTGACATGGAAAAAGCGGATCGAAGTGCCCGACCTGCAAACCCTGTTGGCGCAGGGGGCTCGCGACGGGTCCGGGCCCGATAGCGGCGCGCCTCCTGCGCTCAGCGCCTAG
- a CDS encoding GNAT family N-acetyltransferase — MTLSRPTGPADPRDPGLSAPSSAPAFQLRLARDAQDLKAAQRLRYEVFVAELGGDGPMVDHDARLETDRFDPFYDHLLLIDPARDPDTLSHVVGVYRLLRGDRAEAVGQFYSDDEYDLSLLRAGGRPLLELGRSCLHPAYRGGSAMYHLWNGLAEYVADHGIEILFGTASFHGTDIAALAQPLSHLHHAHLAPPDMRVRPHPHVFQRMDLLPPDQIDRKAAMLATPALIKGYLRMGGYVGDGAFVDHAFNTTDVCLVMDTTRMNNRQRDLYTRERSRAGRG; from the coding sequence ATGACATTGAGCCGTCCCACAGGGCCCGCCGACCCGCGCGACCCCGGCCTGTCCGCGCCCAGTTCCGCCCCGGCGTTTCAGCTGCGGCTGGCGCGCGACGCGCAGGATCTGAAAGCCGCGCAGCGCCTCCGCTACGAGGTGTTCGTCGCCGAGTTGGGCGGCGATGGCCCGATGGTCGATCACGACGCGCGGCTGGAAACCGACCGGTTCGATCCGTTCTACGACCATCTGCTGCTGATCGACCCCGCCCGCGATCCCGACACGCTGTCGCATGTGGTGGGCGTCTACCGGCTGCTGCGCGGTGACCGGGCCGAGGCCGTGGGCCAATTCTATTCCGACGACGAATATGATCTGAGCCTGCTGCGCGCGGGCGGACGGCCCCTGCTGGAACTGGGGCGCTCCTGCCTGCACCCGGCCTATCGCGGCGGCTCGGCCATGTATCACCTGTGGAACGGGCTTGCCGAATATGTCGCCGATCATGGCATCGAAATCCTGTTCGGCACCGCGTCCTTTCACGGCACCGATATCGCGGCGCTGGCCCAGCCGCTCAGCCACCTGCACCACGCCCACCTCGCCCCGCCTGATATGCGGGTGCGCCCACATCCGCATGTGTTTCAGCGCATGGATCTGCTGCCGCCCGACCAGATCGATCGCAAGGCCGCGATGCTGGCCACGCCCGCGCTGATCAAGGGGTATCTGCGCATGGGCGGCTATGTCGGCGACGGGGCCTTTGTCGACCACGCGTTCAACACCACCGATGTCTGTCTGGTCATGGACACCACTCGTATGAACAACCGCCAGCGCGATCTCTACACCCGCGAGCGCAGCCGCGCGGGACGGGGCTAA